GAAGTAAATAGTCGAGGAGGAGGAACAGAAAGTAGTGAATGAAGAAGCGTAACGTCGGATGTTAGCGTCATTTTTGCTTGGTTTGATAGGTAAACCCGGTGAGGTAACCAGGTTTAGGTTTCCGGAAAACTGGGAGGAGGCAGTAAAGACAGTGATCATAGTAGAAGCGGATTAAAGGAGTAAGCCCGTAGTGGAGGATGCTATGGTATTTGCAGTACAGTGTTGGAACTGTAATAAGCCGGGACATGTAAAATCGGATTGTAGGCAACCCGTGGGGAATAATTTTGGGCCGAGAGGAAGAGGCGCGTATATGAAtcggtttttttaaaagggcgtaagtcaTCATTTTTCCGatttccacttttaatttttttttcgaacTCTATACTACTAGATACATTGATTTTCATTAAAAGGGCGTTTGTATCGTTATCATTTATGGtagaaaaaaatacttgaaattctGATTCAGtttaaaagggcgtaagtcagtattagattttttttaaacaggcgTAAGTCAGCTGCAAACCTTTAAAGCTGCTGTGTGTATGCTTGACTTACGCCCtttcaaaaaaaattgaaacacgcCAGCTGTTTCATCATTACATCTTCATTCTTAATGAAGACGTGTTGTTTGTGTTTTCTAACCTtactttcttgagatattttatctttcattacaAGCAGATGATGAATGATGTTGTGATTGGAAGTCCTCGTAAGACGAAACGTCGAGATCCAtctaattacaaactaaatattgttaaagagGCTCGAGTAAAGGGACAATCTTATGTCAGCCATAAGGGGAAAGAAGTGTCAGCCAAGAAACCACAATTTGATTGCAGGTaagctaaataaatgtttaagttgtttaattatcacaaatcaaactttaaaacaaattaaaactcaatatGGCATACCTCACTAATGCTTTCTTACCTATCATGATGAGTTTTACCTAGAttgttaggttatgtttatgaATAGGACTACAGGTTTTCTTTGTCATGGTTAAGTATTGTAGCCTACAGTTCTTGTATGTTGTTACAGATGTgccaacaaatgtttaaaaaacctcGGTGAGGAAGACTGTCTTGATGTATTCCAAAGATTTTATGACATTCCTTCCAAAAATGAGCAAGACTTGTATATCCAAGGATTAATTGACGCTGTAGATGTGCAACAAAGACGGCCTAGAGAAGACGTCGTGAACAGAGGAAAGAAAAATGCTTCATTTTCTTATCATCTTATGGTAGGAGTTACACGGAAAGAGGTatgtttcaaagcttttttatcCGTGTTCTCCATTAGTGAGAAACGAGTTAGGAGGATTAGAAATCTAAAACTTCTAGGCAAAACTCCTGAGGACAAAAGAGGTAAAGGTGTCAGCCATGCTTTACCTGTCGAAATCTATCATTTAGTGCATGAGCACATACAATCTTTTCCACTCAAAGAAACACATTATTGTGgcaaaaaaaaatactacttgtCTGCAGacctgaacattaaaaaaatgtggcAAATGTATCAAGAAAAACATCCGCAAGTTATACCTAAGGTTAGCCTAAGTTTCTTTTGGCAATATTACCATGATAATTTTAACTATCCATTTGGTCGCCCACAAGTGGATGTATGTAGCACTTGTGAGGagctcaatattaaaataaaatctccaaACTTGAATGATGTGGCGAAAAGAGCAGCAGTTGCTGAACTGCTTGTCCATAAagccaaaagtaaaaaattttactcaGCTTTACAACATGAGCAATCAGAAGAGGGTAAAAATGAAAAACACGTGTTATCCCTAGCCTTTGACTACATGAAGACAATTTCAATTCCAAAATTACCGGTTCAAGAGCTCTATTACATGAGGCAGATATCAGTTAATGTTTTTGGGATACACAACCTAAAAGACAACAagacaacaatatttttgtaccatGAAGGAGTGGCAAAAAAACCCCCTAATGAAGTTTGTTCTTTCCTCAATGAGTACTTAAAGTCGGTGTCTGATCAGTATACTGAACTTCGACTGTTTAGTGATAATTGTTCTGGACAGAACAAAAATCAGGCCCTGTCAAGATTGTGTCTGTATCTAACAGACTCGGGGAGATTTAGGAAAGTGACTCAATACTTTCCCTTACGTGGTCACAGTTTTCTTCCCTGTGATAGGGATTTTGGGATCATTTCCAAGGCCCTGAAGAAAAATGACCGAATCTTTACTGTTCATGAGATAACACTgacattgagacgctccagggtgggatatcacattgatgaacgactttaaactggtaatcgtttaggcctatttcataagcgtaggatttggccctaacgcctaagggtgaaggaagatttggtctcgctaggaaagaattatagagtggatttcgcaggaccggttcaaacgcagggttttctggcttccctgaaagagcgtgaacatagtttagggacagttgttgtcgtctatgcgaaagagggggttctcccgtttctgcgagaagactgttaatgggagaagatcgaaaagctccagtggccagtcttaaagcagaattatggactgggtcaagcattttgagagcactgggtcttgcggacccatatgcttgacatccataatctagacaggaacggatggtggctttgtagaacctgagcatgcatgtcctgtcagccccccattttgttccgcttaaagctctcagtatgttcaagcgcttcacgcatcgaccttttaggtctttcaggtgaggcacccaagttagccgggtatcaaatgtgagacccaggaatctgatattgtcacaagtagtgattcTCTGATCCAGAAGAGAGCGTTGGttgctcaacggtacgcattctggagaaaacgattgCTTTTGTTTTAGGTAGCGAGAAAGAAAAGCCCGtcactccgcaccactgctcaagcctgttgatggtaagctgtaaagct
This genomic stretch from Homalodisca vitripennis isolate AUS2020 unplaced genomic scaffold, UT_GWSS_2.1 ScUCBcl_124;HRSCAF=1272, whole genome shotgun sequence harbors:
- the LOC124370417 gene encoding uncharacterized protein LOC124370417, giving the protein MMNDVVIGSPRKTKRRDPSNYKLNIVKEARVKGQSYVSHKGKEVSAKKPQFDCRCANKCLKNLGEEDCLDVFQRFYDIPSKNEQDLYIQGLIDAVDVQQRRPREDVVNRGKKNASFSYHLMVGVTRKEVCFKAFLSVFSISEKRVRRIRNLKLLGKTPEDKRGKGVSHALPVEIYHLVHEHIQSFPLKETHYCGKKKYYLSADLNIKKMWQMYQEKHPQVIPKVSLSFFWQYYHDNFNYPFGRPQVDVCSTCEELNIKIKSPNLNDVAKRAAVAELLVHKAKSKKFYSALQHEQSEEGKNEKHVLSLAFDYMKTISIPKLPVQELYYMRQISVNVFGIHNLKDNKTTIFLYHEGVAKKPPNEVCSFLNEYLKSVSDQYTELRLFSDNCSGQNKNQALSRLCLYLTDSGRFRKVTQYFPLRGHSFLPCDRDFGIISKALKKNDRIFTVHEITLTLRRSRGSVVMDALSICLTCEEQ